Proteins co-encoded in one Dyadobacter sp. CECT 9275 genomic window:
- a CDS encoding ABC transporter permease, producing MKSLAAFSKGTSVKSEPAANPTTTFRVVVDKEVTDHIRSWRLVLLLALLTLTFFGALYVSLSNIRGVVSNTQDPDSTFLYLKLLTSTDGTMPPFHVFLNFLGPLLGIALGFDAINAEQNSGTLIRLMAQPVYRDNLILAKFVSALIVVGTLFFTLVLLMIGAGLLITGVLIEPTEVLRIFTFTLLAIVYVGFWLSLSILFSIAFKQTATSALAAIGVWLFFTVFYQIVVNLAVSAVIPRQSIQTEADLVGYNEMMLNILRLAPSQLFSDATTTLLMPSVRSLGPMTMEQMAGAIPSPLRFMDSLMVVWPQLSGLVAATFLCFAYSYYLFMRREIRS from the coding sequence ATGAAAAGTCTCGCAGCATTTTCAAAAGGTACATCAGTAAAAAGTGAGCCCGCCGCGAATCCCACCACCACCTTCCGGGTGGTGGTCGATAAAGAAGTGACCGATCATATCCGGAGCTGGCGGCTTGTTCTGCTGCTCGCCTTGCTGACGCTCACCTTTTTCGGGGCTTTGTATGTTTCGCTCAGCAACATCAGAGGTGTCGTATCCAATACCCAGGACCCGGACAGCACGTTTCTTTACCTGAAATTGCTTACCAGTACCGACGGCACGATGCCGCCGTTTCATGTATTCCTTAATTTTTTGGGCCCCTTGCTCGGGATCGCACTGGGTTTCGACGCAATCAATGCCGAACAGAACAGCGGCACTTTGATACGCCTCATGGCTCAACCCGTTTACCGCGACAACCTGATCCTGGCAAAATTCGTCAGTGCGCTGATCGTCGTAGGCACCCTCTTTTTTACGCTCGTCCTGCTCATGATTGGTGCAGGCCTGTTGATCACCGGCGTGTTGATCGAACCCACGGAGGTGCTCCGAATTTTCACCTTCACCCTCCTGGCCATTGTCTATGTCGGGTTTTGGCTGAGCTTGTCGATCTTGTTTTCGATTGCGTTCAAACAAACGGCGACGTCCGCGCTCGCAGCGATCGGCGTGTGGCTATTCTTTACCGTATTTTACCAGATTGTGGTCAATTTGGCAGTCAGCGCTGTTATTCCCAGGCAGAGCATCCAAACGGAGGCAGACCTGGTCGGCTACAATGAAATGATGCTGAACATACTCCGTCTGGCACCAAGCCAGTTGTTTTCCGATGCCACCACCACCTTGCTGATGCCCTCGGTACGAAGCCTGGGCCCGATGACCATGGAACAAATGGCGGGTGCTATCCCCTCGCCCCTTCGGTTTATGGACAGCCTGATGGTCGTATGGCCCCAATTGTCGGGACTGGTAGCCGCCACTTTTCTTTGCTTTGCCTATTCTTATTACTTGTTCATGCGAAGAGAAATCAGAAGCTAG